The genome window AGCGCAAAACAACAGGAAACAGGAAGGGAAATGGTATTACAATTTTCCTCTTAGTAAAACAAATTTATGAAAGAATGGAAGATACTTGTAAATGAATGCATTAAAATTAAACTGAGTTGCCGGAAACGAGGGAGAAACAAAAATTAGGACAAAAGTAAGGCAAGGAAGGTAAATGCACAACTATCCATAAAGACGGTGCTTGAATCAACCAAAATCCCCTAGTTTTATCCTCTAAAATGGAACAGACCCTTTCTTTCTGCTGCAATTTATTACTCAGAACTTTCAGCGCTCTCCTCCGCCTCACCACCTGAATTCAAAATTAACTAGTTAGGAGAAAGAACAGATCTTAAAAGGAAATTTTCAGATTCCAAAATTCGAAAAAAGAGAAACTAACCATCATTATCTTCTTGGTCGTCTTCTTCCTCATCCTCCCATTCATTTTCATCGCCATACCGCGCATTCAAGAAATCTACAGCCGATTTAGTTAAAACCAGCTTCTCAGAATCCAATATGTCAAACAGATTCAACGTTCTTGGAGTCAACATTTTCAAAGTCCCAATGTTTCTGCTGGACAGAATCACATTGTCTGAAACCTCGGTCATCAAAAACAAAGATTTCTCTTTAGGGTTCAAACCCCACCTCCTCATCAAATCAATAAATTCCTTAgtctttggcttttcaaacttatCATTAAACTCTTCTACAACGATAGTATTCTCCGAAGCACTTGAAAGCGCCGTAGAAATGGCCAGTCTCTTTTCCTTTTTGTTGATTTTAACT of Nicotiana tomentosiformis chromosome 7, ASM39032v3, whole genome shotgun sequence contains these proteins:
- the LOC104097668 gene encoding large ribosomal subunit protein uL4c codes for the protein MAASFSFFSSSIFLSYPNIQSSKHLLFRSPKQHSVAATATIRSEVATIPILSFDGAKVGSTNLNLKSAPLDTARAVVHRGLTTDLRNQRRGTASTLTRSEVRGGGIKPYPQKKTGRARRGSNRTPLRPGGGVVFGPKPKDWSVKINKKEKRLAISTALSSASENTIVVEEFNDKFEKPKTKEFIDLMRRWGLNPKEKSLFLMTEVSDNVILSSRNIGTLKMLTPRTLNLFDILDSEKLVLTKSAVDFLNARYGDENEWEDEEEDDQEDNDGGEAEESAESSE